The following proteins come from a genomic window of Gadus morhua chromosome 11, gadMor3.0, whole genome shotgun sequence:
- the cnot3a gene encoding CCR4-NOT transcription complex subunit 3a isoform X1, whose protein sequence is MADKRKLQGEIDRCLKKVAEGVEQFEDIWQKLHNAANANQKEKYEADLKKEIKKLQRLRDQIKTWVASNEIKDKRQLVENRKLIETQMERFKVVERETKTKAYSKEGLGLAQKVDPAQREKEETGQWLTNTIDTLNMQVDQFESEVESLSVMTRKKKGDKEKQDRIEELKRLIERHRFHIRMLETILRMLDNDSVQVDSVLKIKDDVEYYIDSSQDPDFEENEFLYDDLDLDDIPLVATSPSGQGNIEDEMFLNSSSTPTSTTSSSPIPPSPAACTAVSSCNPPFAWDDSITLENSEDDKKRGRSTDSEVSQSPVKNGTPSLLSSFSCSSTSGSSSSSSSLVSMASIVGGIPVVPTSNSLIGSFSSAVQQHQHQMSQQLAQAANQQQQPSQSKPSAPSSNTPSPLSHPLLPVSAPIPIPTAPSLVAALPQPMPSSGSAPSSSCGLGLGLGLSKVGMTGTSSANQMSGLGLSGMPSALNTMAGLISASTPTPYAQAAASGGLGLSSSSGLSSVPMESSPSIPASGSSGVTTNGSGTGLSLLGSSPAHGSLTAGLLGLVPGQNVGPGSSQVTLPPVSAAPGGGMGMLGGSGANVGVVGGAVLNAAPARPPSGLKQNGTTSYSAIVAESSTDSNLSTPSQSQGSQPSSLTSSTSQPMDNGPSLISSITLPPSSPSPSFSDSTPGGSSLLNGPHSYSQTPEVLKLPTDHRQMLMDCRVSAVAGEPPGTTATNTRKRKQCQAPEALSSLKAMAERAALVSGLDGEIPNLHLTDRDIFSSSSAAPGTPAAPQPSLSEVSIPPSLGVCPLGPTPLPKDQLYQQAMQESAWTHMPHPSDSERIRQYLMRNPCPTLPFHHQMPPHHSDSIEFYQRLSTETLFFIFYYLEGTKAQYLSAKALKKQSWRFHTKYMMWFQRHEEPKTITDEFEQDGAHLPRAALLYSSTPPPPVKRKTRMHIFWEELLKIMCLMATVKQSRGVV, encoded by the exons ATGGCTGACAAGAGAAAATTACAAG GTGAAATCGATAGATGTTTGAAAAAAGTAGCAGAAGGTGTAGAGCAGTTCGAGGATATTTGGCAAAAG CTTCACAATGCAGCCAATGCTAACCAGAAGGAAAAATACGAGGCAGACCTCAAAAAAGAGATTAAAAAACTGCAA CGACTGCGAGATCAGATAAAAACATGGGTGGCCTCAAATGAGATTAAAGACAAAAGGCAACTAGTCGAAAACCGGAAACTCATAGAGACG CAAATGGAGCGCTTTAAGGTGGTGGAGcgggaaacaaaaacaaaggcgTACTCTAAAGAAGGCTTAGGACTTGCCCAGAAAGTAGATCCAGCTCAGAGGGAAAAAGAGGAAACGGGCCAGTGGTTAACG AATACGATAGACACTCTAAATATGCAGGTGGACCAGTTTGAGAGTGAGGTGGAGTCTCTCTCCGTGATgacgagaaaaaaaaagggtgacAAAGAG AAGCAAGATCGCATCGAAGAGCTTAAGAGGTTGATCGAGCGCCATCGGTTCCACATTCGCATGCTGGAGACCATCCTGCGAATGCTTGACAATGACTCGGTACAAGTGGACTCTGTCCTGAAGATCAAAGATGACGTGGAGTACTACATCGACTCTTCCCAGGACCCCGACTTCGAGGAGAACGAGTTCTTGTACGATGATCTAGACCTGGACGACATAC CACTTGTGGCCACGTCTCCATCGGGGCAGGGAAATATTGAGGATGAGATGTTTCTCAACTCCAGCAGTACGCCcacttccaccacctcctcctcacccatccctccctccccggccGCCTGCACTGCTGTAAGTTCATGCAATCCTCCCTTTGCTTGGGACGATTCCATCACTTTG GAGAACTCTGAGGACGACAAAAAACGAGGTCGGTCGACAGACAGTGAAGTTAGTCAG TCGCCTGTGAAGAATGGCACTCCTTCCCTGTTGTCTTCCTTCTcttgctcctccacctccggctcctcctcctcctcctcctcgttggtGTCCATGGCGAGCATTGTCGGAGGCATTCCCGTGGTGCCCACAAGCAACAGCCTGATCGGGAGCTTCAGCAGCGCTGTGCAACAGCACCAGCATCAAATGTCGCAGCAGCTGGCGCAGGCTGCAAACCAACAGCAACAGCCATCGCAATCCAAGCCCTCGGCCCCCTCCAGCAACACCCCCAGCCCGCTCAGCCACCCACTCCTACCGGTCTCGgcccccatccccatccccaccGCCCCCAGCTTAGTGGCGGCCCTCCCCCAACCCATGCCGTCCTCGGGGTCCGCTCCCTCCTCCAGCTGTGGACTTGGGCTGGGCCTGGGTTTGAGCAAAGTGGGCATGACGGGGACCAGCAGTGCCAACCAAATGTCCGGTCTTGGCCTGAGCGGCATGCCGTCGGCGCTAAACACGATGGCCGGGCTCATTTCGGCGTCCACCCCTACCCCGTATGCTCAGGCAGCGGCGTCGGGGGGCCTGGgtctgagcagcagcagcggcctGTCCAGTGTTCCCATGGAGAGCAGCCCTTCCATCCCCGCCTCTGGCTCCAGTGGAGTCACCACCAATGGCTCCGGCACAGGCCTTAGTTTGCTGGGCTCCAGCCCGGCGCACGGCTCTCTCACCGCGGGCCTCCTCGGCCTGGTCCCCGGGCAGAACGTTGGCCCCGGGTCCTCGCAGGTGACCCTCCCTCCCGTCAGCGCCGCTCCTGGCGGGGGCATGGGCATGCTGGGAGGCAGCGGTGCCAACGTCGGCGTGGTCGGAGGAGCGGTGCTCAACGCGGCCCCTGCCAGACCCCCCAGTGGACTCAAGCAGAACGGAACCACAA GTTACAGCGCAATAGTAGCAGAGAGCTCCACAGATTCCAATCTAAGCACACCGAGCCAATCACAAGGCAGCCAGCCTTCGTCGCTCACGTCCTCGACCAGTCAACC AATGGACAACGGCCCTAGCCTCATCAGCTCCATCACCCTGCCGCccagctctccctccccctccttctcggACAGCACGCCCGGCGGAAGCAGTCTTCTGAACGGACCCCACTCCTACTCGCAGACCCCCGAGGTCCTCAAA CTCCCCACAGACCACCGTCAGATGCTGATGGACTGCCGGGTATCGGCAGTTGCGGGAGAGCCGCCCGGGACCACGGCCACCAACACACGCAAACGAAAGCAGTGTCAG GCTCCTGAGGCTCTCAGCTCCCTGAAGGCCATGGCCGAGCGGGCAGCGCTGGTCTCAGGCCTTGACGGAGAGATCCCCAACCTGCACCTCACAGATAGAG ATATCTTCTCTAGTTCCTCTGCAGCCCCCGGCACCCCGGcggccccccagccctccctgtCAGAGGTCAGCATCCCCCCGTCGCTGGGCGTGTGCCCCCTGGGCCCCACGCCGCTCCCCAAAGACCAGCTCTACCAGCAGGCCATGCAGGAGTCGGCCTGGACACACATGCCCCACCCCTCGGACTCTGAGAGAATCAG GCAGTACCTGATGAGGAACCCGTGTCCCACGCTGCCCTTCCACCACCAGATGCCGCCTCACCACTCAGACTCCATTGAGTTCTACCAGAGGTTGTCCACGGAGAcgctcttcttcatcttctactACCTGGAG GGCACGAAGGCTCAGTACCTGTCTGCGAAGGCGCTGAAGAAGCAGTCGTGGAGGTTCCACACCAAGTACATGATGTGGTTCCAGAGGCACGAGGAGCCCAAGACGATCACCgatgagtttgaacag GATGGGGCTCATCTTCCAAGAGCAGCTCTTCTCTACAGctcaacaccgccaccaccagtTAAGAGaaagacacgcatgcacattttTTGGGAGGAACTGCTGAAAATAATGTGCTTAATGGCCACAGTGAAACAGAGCAGGGGCGTTGTGTAG